In Streptomyces alboniger, the following are encoded in one genomic region:
- a CDS encoding TetR/AcrR family transcriptional regulator produces MKEHDERHEGDAGLRARLVRTGVELVEAEGVQALTLREIARRAGVSHGAPRRYFPTHVALLSAIARRGFAELAAEVERAAVQGGARTRLKALSRAYLGYAAAHRGMFELMFRHDLLESGALGLRETTLPLFDTLVGLVADARPASGAGARVVAGALWANLHGIAQLWEWGSLGLATGAADVEPLIEAALEAHLGPEAS; encoded by the coding sequence ATGAAGGAACACGACGAACGCCACGAAGGCGATGCCGGGCTGCGGGCCCGGCTCGTGAGGACGGGCGTCGAGCTGGTCGAGGCCGAGGGCGTGCAGGCGCTGACCCTGCGGGAGATCGCCCGTAGGGCAGGGGTCTCGCACGGGGCGCCCCGGCGGTACTTCCCCACCCATGTCGCCCTGCTGTCGGCGATCGCGCGACGGGGCTTCGCGGAGCTGGCGGCCGAGGTCGAGAGGGCCGCGGTGCAGGGCGGCGCGCGTACGCGGTTGAAGGCGCTGAGCCGTGCCTACCTCGGTTACGCGGCGGCCCACCGCGGCATGTTCGAGCTGATGTTCCGCCACGACCTCCTGGAGAGCGGCGCACTGGGCCTGCGGGAGACCACCCTGCCGCTCTTCGACACACTGGTCGGCCTGGTCGCCGACGCCCGCCCGGCGTCCGGCGCGGGGGCGCGGGTCGTCGCGGGCGCGCTCTGGGCGAACCTGCACGGCATCGCCCAGCTGTGGGAGTGGGGCAGTCTGGGACTCGCGACCGGGGCGGCGGATGTGGAGCCGCTGATCGAGGCCGCGCTGGAGGCGCACCTCGGACCGGAGGCCTCGTGA